One window of Trifolium pratense cultivar HEN17-A07 linkage group LG5, ARS_RC_1.1, whole genome shotgun sequence genomic DNA carries:
- the LOC123887332 gene encoding uncharacterized protein LOC123887332, producing MARKFESVKDISDAKDLWKISVKVKEKWTNVKDGKESTELLVVDEKGDDISVFIPNELHQKFEKDIPISVNNTYTMQNFQVTKNDDQFKTSSHDYKLRFNGGTLVKDVNVHQIPDAVTKLKPFSEIVNQNFREDLLYDIVGLVDQIGYSQSMSGTRKVQVNLTLRDLSNIPIACTLWENYAAKFFNVQNQAKGDPIIVLMKYAKIRKEGKWPLTISNTWSTTKLFINEEVPEIVEFKKSLIAGIESGTVDRFAETPSQMMSQSYGSSQYTPQQIFMHNSEIMPLRKIVQLPQETKCVTIVNTIKVKPTKYGWYYLTCFKCPKQCFGEAPPYKCGDQHETQTEILRYKLDVEVGDGQAKATFVFWDRECEQLIGKSALVLRSEMLADGIHDPLDYPEDIDLIAGKTLAVKVKWQPKWKTGSVIQINQADDFINEITSQFPPTDVPQGLVKAVAKKLAIEDISTAESVPPNIFEVEAEVEPTPTAEENPDVDDVIPTISLSASDEIDPLIFEMKTPSKRSSNDLTSTSQDAEVEDLIGEKASSTKLLKVGGKAAGKKGLKIPKKEK from the exons ATGGCTAGGAAATTTGAGAGTGTCAAGGACATAAGTGATGCGAAGGATCTTTGGAAGATCTCTGTGAAAGTGAAAGAAAAATGGACTAACGTCAAGGATGGAAAAGAGTCTACTGAACTGTTGGTTGTGGACGAAAAG GGAGATGACATATCTGTGTTCATTCCTAATGAGCTACATCAGAAATTTGAAAAAGACATTCCTATATCTGTGAACAACACTTATACCATGCAAAATTTTCAAGTTACCAAAAATGATGATCAGTTTAAAACATCTTCCCATGATTACAAGCTGAGGTTCAATGGTGGAACTTTAGTCAAAGATGTGAATGTTCATCAAATTCCTGATGCAGTCACAAAGTTGAAACCTTTTAGTGAAATCGTCAATCAAAATTTCCGTGAAGATTTATTATATG ATATTGTTGGATTGGTGGATCAAATTGGTTATTCACAGTCTATGTCTGGAACTAGAAAAGTTCAAGTTAACCTTACTCTTCGAGACCTTAG CAACATTCCAATTGCTTGCACTCTATGGGAAAACTATGCAGCTAAGTTCTTCAATGTTCAGAATCAAGCTAAGGGAGATCCAATTATTGTTTTGATGAAATATGCTAAAATCAGAAAAGAAG GAAAATGGCCGTTAACAATATCAAACACATGGAGTACCACTAAGCTTTTCATTAATGAAGAAGTTCCAGAGATTGTGGAGTTCAAGAAAAG CTTAATTGCCGGTATTGAAAGCGGTACTGTGGATCGATTTGCTGAAACTCCATCACAAATGATGAGCCAATCGTATGGAAGTTCGCAGTACACACCGCAACAAATATTCATGCACAATTCTGAGATCATGCCTCTGAGGAAAATTGTTCAACTACCGCAG GAAACAAAATGTGTGACCATTGTCAACACAATTAAGGTCAAGCCTACAAAATATGGTTGGTACTATTTGACATGCTTCAAATGTCCTAAACAATGCTTTGGTGAAGCTCCTCCATACAAATGTGGCGATCAACATGAAACTCAAACGGAAATTCTGAG GTACAAGTTGGATGTTGAGGTTGGTGATGGTCAGGCTAAGGCAACTTTTGTTTTCTGGGACCGCGAATGTGAACAATTAATTGGCAAAAGTGCCCTTGTCCTACGATCTGAGATGTTGGCG GATGGAATCCACGATCCTCTTGATTATCCAGAAGACATTGATCTAATTGCTGGGAAAACTTTAGCTGTTAAAGTTAAGTGGCAACCGAAGTGGAAGACCGGTTCAGTCATACAAATCAATCAAGCAGATGACTTTATCAATGAAATCACCTCTCAGTTCCCACCTACTGAT gttCCTCAAGGACTGGTCAAGGCTGTTGCTAAGAAATTAGCTATAGAG GACATTAGCACTGCAGAATCTGTACCACCAAATATATTTGAAGTCGAGGCTGAAGTTGAG CCTACTCCTACTGCTGAAGAAAATCCTGATGTTGATGACGTTATACCGACG ATTTCTCTTTCTGCTTCTGATGAGATTGATCCACTCATTTTTGAAATGAAGACACCATCAAAACGGTCAAGTAATGACCTAACATCAACATCTCAAGATGCTGAAGTTGAAGATTTAATTGGAGAAAAGGCATCATCTACAAAATTGTTGAAAGTTGGAGGAAAGGCAGCAGGAAAGAAAGGTCTGAAAATTCCAAAAAAGGAAAAGTGA
- the LOC123886981 gene encoding uncharacterized protein LOC123886981 has product MDNQKNLRQKRKAVVDNKKKSAKKPTPPKRSSTNETKTPLANVTNTSNIDVNLINPTHIHTHPSTSTIASQNSNFNVPSQTPPSQIVFPLASSNFIRNWNATLRQIASNEPNPAFGNMRPNHIEEFNQQVHTVQKEATNNSTKPAEGSTSSRIQVEKNTNLLTSFCNVSQPSQLNNVVEPPPTKPHYQTRGVNLYNKFTATLSENQTTLGNNEVGTKKKSQYSTIFENHVIESSSDESDTSDNCSSDGQSASDDEQDIEDDDQQGYFDIGDPIWECQQCGAFMWYQERKNKRKDSITPQFQLCCHGGKAQLPLLDQPPELLQHLLFNYHSADSKNYQAHTRIYNSMFAFTSPGMKLDERKRIGKGPPTLRIQGQVCHRIGSMLPVEGQPPKFAQLYIYDTENEIKNRMQNFSNIKDLDANIVHKLKVMLDEHNVHARSFRMAKQTLQNNFFQDLKFKLISERTTDGRIYNKPTVSEVAALIVGDIDSAAERDIIMHKRSGQLKRINEFHPAYLAYQYPLIFPYGEDGFRTGIQFRYRHETEITKRNRLTIKDWLCFRIQKRKKEAQTLLCSRRLFQQFLVDGYTMMETERLNWLRKNQNKLRVGKYHKLKEGTQNPNNDPNQKRGTRVILPSTFVGSKRYMDQLYFDGMAISSAVGFPDIFITFTCNPTWPEITRELAKNNLKPQDRPDIVSKVFKIKFDELMKDLTKRHILGKVLAYMYTIEFQKRGLPHAHILIFLHPSSKYPSPEDIDTIISAEIPNPDSDPELYNLVKKHMIHGPCGSSRLQSPCTVNGRCTKFFPKKFNEKTIVDQDGYPVYRRSSNSYTVEKNGVTLDNGYVVPYNKRLLLKYQGHINMEWCNQSSSIKYLFKYIHKGYDRITATVERAQNNGGNQQIQIDEIKQYVDCRYISPCEACWRIFSFKIHGRKPAVERMFFHLVGENTIYFTDFDRMENILEKPSVTESMFTSWLQANKDYPAARKLTYGQFVTKFTYSKKKKSWTPRKRGFKIGRLIWVPPTTGELFYLRMMLTVVKGPMSYEDIKKVRNIQYDTFRDACFAKGFLGDDKEYISAIREAHGWGPGFFLRRLFVILLLCSCMNRPYFVFKKTIQWLSDGILYQQRGIALNKDLQLTDDEIENLTLLEIEQYLQGNRRSLKEFGSMPYPKGYVLEQLGNRLIYDERNYDIQALKEEFAELSASLTDEQRRHFKKIMSAVNKQDGGVFFLHGYGGTGKTYIWRTLASALRSKHEIVITVATSGIAALLLPGGRTAHSKFKIPIPTLDNSSCKIPHDSDLAELLRQTKLIIWDEAPMAHKYCFESLDRCLQDLMTKNGEEKKIFGGKVVVFGGDFRQILPVIPRGSRSDIVHASINASYIWDHVEVLTLTKNMRLRQGPNNEGNNEIESFSNWLLAVGEGRISEPNDGIAQIEIPDELLIKNFDDPIKGIVDSTYPSFLQNYNDYQYLLSRAILASTIEVVDSINENMLNIMPGEEQEYLSANDIDRSEIHDYQVTQLFTPEFLSSLRTSGLPSHTIKLKVGAPIMLMRNIDQTQGLCNGTRMIVTKLANHVIEAKIIGGKHHGSVVYIPRLDMSPSQSPWPFKLTRRQFPLMVSYAMTINKSQGQSLDHVGIYLPKDVFSHGQIYVAVSRVKSKQGIKLLIHDDNKVAKEMTNNVVFKEVFNNI; this is encoded by the exons ATGGATAACCAAAAAAATCTCAGACAAAAGAGAAAAGCTGTTGTTGATAACAAGAAAAAATCTGCAAAGAAACCAACACCTCCAAAACGTTCTTCaacaaatgaaacaaaaacTCCACTTGCTAATGTTACCAACACTAGCAATATTGATGTCAACCTCATCAATCCAACTCACATTCATACACATCCAAGTACATCTACAATTGCTTCCCAAAACTCAAACTTCAATGTTCCAAGTCAGACACCTCCATCACAAATTGTTTTCCCTTTAGCTTCATCCAATTTTATTCGAAATTGGAATGCTACTCTCAGACAAATTGCTTCAAATGAACCAAATCCTGCTTTTGGTAACATGCGACCAAATCATATTGAAGAATTCAACCAACAAGTTCATACAGTTCAAAAGGAAGCAACAAATAATTCAACTAAACCTGCTGAAGGTTCAACTTCTTCAAGGATTCAAGtagaaaaaaatactaatttgttAACATCCTTTTGTAATGTTAGCCAACCATCTCAGTTGAACAATGTTGTGGAACCACCTCCAACAAAACCTCATTATCAAACCCGGGGAGTTAATCTATACAACAAGTTCACTGCCACACTCAGTGAAAATCAGACAACTTTAGGAAACAATGAAGTTGGAACCAAAAAGAAATCTCAGTATTCCACAATTTTTGAGAATCATGTAATTGAATCTTCTTCTGATGAGTCTGACACATCAGACAATTGCAGCAGTGATGGACAATCAGCATCTGATGATGAACAAGATATAGAAGATGATGATCAACAAG GTTATTTTGATATAGGTGATCCTATATGGGAATGCCAACAATGTGGTGCATTCATGTGGTATCAAGAAAGGAAGAATAAGAGAAAAGATTCCATTACACCTCAATTCCAGCTATGTTGCCATGGAGGCAAAGCTCAACTGCCATTGCTAGACCAACCACCAGAACTTCTTCAACATCTATTATTTAACTATCACAGTGCAGACAGCAAAAATTATCAGGCTCACACAAGGATATATAACTCAATGTTTGCTTTCACATCACCTGGAATGAAATTGGATGAACGGAAAAGAATTGGTAAAGGTCCACCAACATTAAGGATTCAAGGACAAGTTTGTCATCGAATTGGGAGCATGTTGCCGGTTGAAGGTCAACCTCCTAAATTTGCACAGCTATATATTTATGACACTGAAAACGAAATTAAAAACAGAATGCAGAATTTCAG CAATATCAAAGATCTTGATGCAAATATTGTTCACAAATTAAAAGTTATGCTTGATGAACACAATGTTCATGCAAGATCATTTAGAATGGCTAAACAGACtttgcaaaataattttttccaagACCTCAAGTTTAAACTAATTTCTGAGAGAACTACAGATGGTAGGATTTATAATAAGCCAACTGTATCTGAAGTGGCTGCTCTCATTGTTGGAGATATTGACTCTGCTGCAGAAAGAGATATAATCATGCATAAGAGAAGTGGtcaattgaaaagaataaaTGAATTTCATCCAGCTTATCTTGCTTATCAATATCCACTGATTTTCCCATATGGTGAAGATGGTTTCAGGACAGGCATTCAATTTAGATATAGGCATGAAACTGAGATAACCAAAAGGAATCGTCTTACGATAAAAGATTGGCTTTGTTTTAGAATCCAAAAGCGAAAAAAGGAAGCTCAGACATTGCTATGTTCAAGAAGACTTTTCCAACAGTTTTTGGTTGATGGATATACAATGATGGAAACTGAGCGTTTGAATTGGTTaaggaaaaatcaaaataaactcAGAGTTGGAAAATATCACAAACTAAAGGAAGGAACTCAAAATCCCAATAATGACCCAAATCAGAAAAGAGGGACAAGAGTTATATTGCCTTCTACTTTTGTTGGTAGTAAAAGATATATGGATCAATTGTACTTTGATGGTATGGCAATTTCTTCTGCAGTTGGTTTTCCTGATATATTTATAACTTTCACATGTAATCCTACATGGCCTGAAATCACAAGGGAGCTTGCAAAAAACAACTTGAAACCTCAAGATCGACCGGACATTGTTTCAAAGGTTTTCAAAATAAAGTTTGATGAGCTTATGAAGGATTTGACTAAGAGACATATCTTAGGCAAGGTGTTAGCAT ATATGTATacaattgaatttcaaaaaagaGGTCTCCCACATGCTCATATATTGATTTTCTTGCATCCTTCAAGCAAGTATCCTTCACCTGAAGACATTGACACTATCATTTCTGCTGAGATACCAAACCCTGATTCTGACCCTGAGCTTTACAACCTGGTTAAAAAACATATGATACATGGTCCATGTGGATCATCTAGACTTCAGTCACCATGCACTGTCAATGGAAGGTGTACTAAGTTCtttccaaaaaaattcaatgaaaaaACCATTGTTGATCAAGATGGATACCCTGTTTACAGAAGAAGTTCCAATTCCTATACGGTGGAAAAAAATGGTGTTACTTTGGACAATGGTTATGTTGTTCCATATAATAAGAGACTATTGCTCAAATATCAAGGTCATATCAATATGGAATGGTGTAACCAATCATCATCAATTAAATATTTGTTCAAATACATACACAAAGGTTATGATAGAATCACAGCTACAGTTGAAAGAGCTCAAAACAATGGAGGAAATCAACAGATTCAAATTGATGAAATCAAACAATATGTTGATTGCAGATATATTTCACCATGTGAAGCATGTTGGAGaattttttcattcaaaatacATGGTAGGAAGCCTGCTGTAGAGAGAATGTTTTTTCATCTGGTCGGAGAAAATACTATATATTTCACTGATTTTGACCGGATGGAAAACATTTTGGAAAAACCAAGTGTCACCGAGTCTATGTTCACATCATGGTTGCAAGCAAATAAAGACTATCCAGCTGCTAGAAAACTTACATATGGTCAGTTTGTCACAAAGTTTACCTACAGCAAGAAAAAGAAATCTTGGACACCAAGGAAAAGAGGTTTTAAGATTGGTAGATTGATTTGGGTTCCCCCGACCACAGGAGAATTGTTTTATTTGCGAATGATGTTGACTGTCGTCAAAGGCCCAATGTCATATGAAGATATTAAAAAGGTACGTAATATACAATATGACACATTCAGAGATGCATGTTTTGCAAAAGGATTTCTTGGAGATGATAAGGAGTACATTAGTGCCATTAGAGAAGCTCATGGATGGGGACCAGGTTTCTTTTTAAGGAgattatttgtcattttactATTGTGTAGTTGTATGAATAGACcatattttgttttcaagaagACAATACAGTGGCTTTCTGATGGAATCTTATATCAACAAAGGGGAATTGCACTTAATAAAG ATTTGCAACTGACtgatgatgaaattgaaaatttaacCCTGTTAGAGATTGAACAGTATCTGCAAGGTAACAGGAGGTCATTAAAAGAATTTGGTTCAATGCCGTATCCGAAAGGTTATGTGCTAGAACAACTGGGGAATAGACTAATATATGATGAGAGAAATTACGATATTCAAGCACTTAAAGAAGAATTTGCAGAATTATCTGCTTCACTCACAG ATGAACAGAGAAggcattttaaaaaaataatgagtgcTGTGAACAAACAAGATGGAGGAGTGTTCTTTTTGCATGGTTATGGTGGAACAGGAAAAACATACATATGGAGAACACTTGCAAGTGCATTGAGGTCAAAACATGAAATTGTTATTACTGTTGCAACAAGTGGAATTGCAGCTCTACTCCTGCCTGGAGGAAGAACAGctcattcaaaatttaaaattcctATTCCCACTTTAGATAATTCCAGCTGCAAAATACCACATGACAGTGACCTTGCTGAGTTGCTCAGACAAACAAAGTTAAtcatatgggatgaagcaccaatggcTCATAAATACTGTTTTGAATCTTTAGACCGTTGTCTACAGGATCTAATGACTAAAAATGGAGAGGAGAAGAAAATTTTTGGTGGAAAGGTTGTCGTTTTTGGAGGTGATTTTAGACAAATACTTCCGGTAATTCCAAGAGGAAGCAGATCTGATATTGTCCATGCTTCAATCAATGCATCTTACATTTGGGATCATGTAGAGGTTTTGactttaacaaaaaatatgagACTGCGACAAGGACCAAACAATGAGGGAAACAATGAGATTGAATCTTTTTCAAATTGGCTCTTGGCAGTTGGAGAAGGGAGAATATCTGAACCTAATGATGGCATTGCACAGATTGAAATTCCAGATGAACTCCTCATCAAAAATTTTGATGATCCAATCAAAGGAATTGTTGATAGTACTTATCCAAGTTTTTTGCAGAATTACAACGATTATCAATATTTGCTCAGCAGAGCAATTTTAGCTTCTACAATTGAAGTAGTTGATTCAATAAATGAAAACATGCTCAACATTATGCCAG GTGAAGAACAAGAATACTTGAGTGCAAATGATATTGACAGATCAGAAATTCATGATTATCAAGTTACACAACTTTTTACTCCTGAATTTTTGAGTTCTCTACGGACTTCTGGTCTTCCAAGTCACACTATCAAGTTGAAGGTTGGAGCACCAATAATGTTAATGAGGAATATTGACCAAACTCAAGGTTTATGTAATGGTACAAGAATGATTGTAACCAAGCTAGCTAATCATGTGATTGAAGCTAAAATAATTGGTGGCAAGCATCATGGCAGTGTAGTTTACATTCCAAGATTAGATATGTCTCCATCACAATCTCCATGGCCTTTTAAATTGACTAGAAGGCAATTCCCTCTAATGGTATCATATGCCATGACCATTAATAAATCACAAGGACAATCTTTGGATCATGTTGGTATTTATTTGCCAAAAGATGTTTTTAGTCATGGTCAAATATATGTTGCCGTTTCAAGAGTTAAAAGCAAACAAGGCATTAAGTTGTTGATTCATGATGACAACAAAGTTGCTAAAGAGATGACTAACAATGTTGTCTTCAAAGAAGTGTTCAACAATATCTGA
- the LOC123882975 gene encoding uncharacterized protein LOC123882975 — protein MSSSSKSQFNRENYEEIDPDYAEFLEKNGEDYYDRLEDSRLGVQIQNAPNTYAVSFIPLGFADHEIPDVHIFEFTLNHFNHFSKTQITLPNELSKYVRDLNLQTLILEVPGTNTSKVHLRYPTNPSENVHIVGGWKNFCFDNGIQFGDRLRIEFKHVYPNVGKVYKVTT, from the exons ATGTCTTCTAGCTCAAAAAG TCAATTTAACCGTGAAAATTATGAAGAAATTGACCCGGATTACGCTGAATTCCTTGAGAAAAATGGTGAAGATTATTATGATAGATTGGAAGATTCCAGACTTGgagttcaaattcaaaatgcACCTAACACCTACGCAGTAAGTTTTATTCCATTGGGATTTGCAGATCATGAAATTCCCGATGTACATATCTTTGAATTCACTCTTAACCATTTCAACCATTTCAGCAAAACACAAATT acTTTGCCAAATGAATTGTCAAAATATGTTCGTGATTTGAATTTGCAAACCCTAATTCTTGAAGTACCAGGAACAAACACTTCAAAGGTCCATTTAAGGTATCCAACCAATCCTTCTGAAAATGTCCACATTGTTGGAGGATGGAAAAACTTTTGCTTTGACAATGGAATTCAATTCGGTGATAGGCTTCGAATTGAGTTCAAACATGTTTATCCAAATGTTGGTAAAGTTTATAAGGTTACAACTTAA